In a genomic window of Methanosarcina horonobensis HB-1 = JCM 15518:
- a CDS encoding ABC transporter permease — MPSTEYKGWTKHLSREMNGAWAIAKKDMRIYYFRSNIIVSGILFPLFMFLSFAIGKNAPPKILIPGLISITLLFSASQIEPVSLTLERRVKTFERLLSAPISRNSMIFGESISGFLYSLVIALLPLAVGIFIFDTQIVNAPILVISMILTSFCFAMLGTLFAAYPTETAGEVMAILNTVRLPLIFISGIFIPISSMPQIGQKIALISPLTYGNDLIECAYTGNSLYSPLLDISMLVIFIIIFHLAANYMYKNFNE; from the coding sequence ATGCCATCGACTGAGTATAAAGGATGGACAAAGCACCTGTCTCGGGAAATGAACGGTGCATGGGCAATCGCCAAAAAGGATATGAGAATCTACTACTTCAGGTCCAATATAATAGTTTCCGGCATACTCTTTCCCCTTTTTATGTTCCTGTCTTTTGCTATTGGGAAGAATGCCCCCCCAAAAATATTGATACCCGGATTGATTTCAATCACTTTACTGTTTTCTGCTTCACAAATAGAACCGGTTTCATTAACTCTTGAACGGCGCGTAAAGACTTTTGAACGCTTGCTCTCAGCACCTATTTCCCGGAACTCAATGATTTTCGGGGAGAGCATTAGCGGGTTTCTCTACAGCCTTGTCATTGCGTTATTACCGCTTGCTGTCGGCATCTTCATATTCGATACGCAGATAGTAAATGCACCTATCCTTGTTATTTCCATGATTCTCACATCGTTCTGTTTTGCTATGCTCGGGACGCTATTTGCTGCATACCCCACCGAGACTGCGGGCGAGGTCATGGCAATTCTTAATACTGTCAGGCTACCGCTTATATTTATCTCCGGCATTTTTATTCCGATATCTTCCATGCCTCAGATAGGCCAGAAGATTGCACTGATATCCCCACTTACTTACGGAAACGATTTGATAGAGTGTGCATATACGGGTAATTCACTATATTCTCCACTTTTAGATATTTCAATGCTTGTGATATTCATTATAATCTTCCACCTGGCTGCAAACTATATGTATAAGAATTTCAATGAGTGA
- a CDS encoding ATP-binding cassette domain-containing protein yields the protein MKAIEVSHLIKKFGSLIALNDISFSVGEGETFGFLGPNGAGKTTTIRILTGVSRPTSGTATIFGHDVEHDTIAARQSVGIVSENSNVYDDLTAWQNLMFSAELYHVGRKEREKKANELLRKFELYERRNDKVHGFSKGMKRRLTLAMGMVNSPRLIFLDEPTSGLDVQSNLIIREVVSSLVREGVTVFLTTHNIEEANVMCDRVAIINKGNIVAVDTPESLKRTIQSVQSIEVAFDNNSIDHLEELSRLPMINEVHKAGDKFKIFTELPSEVIDALVAYAHSYNLKILSITTPGPSLEDVFVRLTGLQRAGDGIHAID from the coding sequence ATGAAAGCAATTGAAGTATCTCATCTCATTAAAAAATTTGGCTCCCTTATTGCTCTTAATGACATCAGTTTCTCAGTCGGTGAAGGAGAAACTTTTGGGTTTTTAGGCCCCAATGGTGCCGGCAAGACAACTACTATTCGTATTTTGACAGGAGTATCAAGACCTACTTCCGGAACTGCAACCATTTTTGGTCATGATGTTGAACACGACACCATTGCTGCAAGACAGTCCGTAGGCATTGTTTCTGAAAATTCTAACGTGTACGATGACCTGACTGCCTGGCAGAACCTGATGTTTTCAGCTGAACTCTACCATGTGGGACGAAAAGAGCGAGAAAAAAAAGCTAACGAACTGCTCAGGAAGTTTGAATTATACGAACGGCGTAATGACAAAGTTCATGGTTTTTCAAAAGGAATGAAAAGGCGTCTGACGCTTGCTATGGGTATGGTCAATAGTCCTCGTCTGATATTTCTGGACGAGCCGACCTCAGGGCTCGATGTACAGAGCAACCTTATCATCCGGGAAGTGGTCTCAAGTCTGGTCCGCGAAGGTGTCACTGTTTTCTTAACAACTCATAATATTGAGGAGGCAAATGTTATGTGTGACAGGGTAGCAATTATCAATAAAGGGAATATCGTTGCAGTCGATACACCTGAATCGTTGAAAAGGACAATTCAGAGTGTTCAGTCTATAGAAGTTGCTTTTGATAATAATTCCATAGATCACCTCGAAGAACTCAGCCGCCTTCCAATGATAAATGAAGTTCACAAAGCAGGTGACAAATTTAAGATTTTTACTGAACTTCCGTCTGAAGTTATTGATGCTCTGGTTGCTTATGCCCACTCTTATAACTTAAAAATTCTCAGCATAACAACTCCCGGTCCGAGTCTTGAAGATGTATTTGTAAGGTTAACCGGTCTTCAACGGGCAGGTGATGGAATTCATGCCATCGACTGA
- the nikA gene encoding nickel ABC transporter substrate-binding protein, with the protein MRKYQGTRVIIAGALILVLVAVLLFSTYGQTGQSEDESTLIQASSHDIGDINGHLYGGAQMAQGMVYETLVENTVNGPGPRLAESWNISEDGKVYTFYLLKNVTFQDGEPFNAQAVKENIDAVQRNKERHAWLALASRIVSCDVVDNYTVKLVLSEAYYPALNELGYTRPYSMMSPGCFINGETKDGVSGYIGTGPYKLTEHVEDQYAAFEANPDYWGGEPGVKKIIRKVLPIGQTTLLALQKKEVNFLVTETGGNMLDVQAVRDLGKTGDYRITQSDPVSTKILLVNTGNPESPLAEKPVREAVWYAIDRDSLANDLLGGEDFPAETLMSKAVPYCNIDLKVRNFDPEKARQILDAAGWKLENGSEYRTRDGKTLKFNLCYFSAKAGQKAMSELIQSNLKAVGIQLELTGEENNACYDRRKTGNYDMLFDVTWGVPYEPHCTANILKPGGSYGDTTKGLPEAEKLYRKVDEVLASRDEAARKELYTEIFSTVHEEANIIPLTYGRLTAISPKNLENVHFLQNQYELPFKDLQFE; encoded by the coding sequence GTGAGAAAGTATCAAGGCACCAGGGTGATTATAGCAGGAGCCCTAATACTGGTACTGGTAGCGGTACTTTTATTCAGTACTTATGGACAGACGGGGCAATCTGAAGACGAAAGTACTTTAATCCAGGCATCGTCTCACGATATCGGCGACATCAACGGGCACCTGTACGGGGGTGCTCAGATGGCGCAGGGAATGGTCTATGAAACCCTGGTGGAAAATACTGTTAACGGTCCCGGGCCAAGGCTTGCGGAGAGCTGGAATATTTCCGAAGACGGCAAGGTCTATACCTTCTATTTGCTTAAGAATGTCACATTTCAGGATGGGGAGCCGTTCAATGCCCAGGCGGTAAAAGAGAATATTGATGCGGTACAGCGGAACAAAGAACGTCATGCCTGGCTGGCGCTGGCCTCAAGGATTGTCAGCTGCGATGTCGTGGACAACTATACCGTAAAGCTGGTGCTATCCGAAGCTTATTATCCTGCACTCAACGAGCTTGGCTATACGCGCCCTTACAGCATGATGTCTCCCGGATGCTTTATCAATGGGGAAACGAAGGACGGGGTCAGCGGTTATATCGGGACCGGGCCGTATAAGCTGACCGAGCACGTGGAAGACCAGTATGCTGCCTTTGAGGCAAATCCGGATTACTGGGGGGGCGAGCCGGGCGTTAAGAAAATTATCCGGAAGGTCCTGCCCATCGGACAGACTACCTTGCTTGCGCTTCAGAAGAAAGAAGTGAACTTCCTGGTCACCGAAACAGGTGGAAATATGCTCGACGTCCAGGCAGTCAGGGACCTGGGAAAGACCGGGGACTACCGGATTACTCAGAGCGACCCGGTGTCTACTAAAATTCTCCTGGTCAACACAGGAAACCCGGAAAGCCCTCTTGCCGAAAAACCCGTACGTGAGGCTGTGTGGTATGCTATTGACCGGGACTCTCTGGCAAATGACCTCCTCGGCGGAGAAGACTTCCCGGCTGAAACCCTTATGTCAAAGGCGGTCCCCTATTGCAACATTGACCTGAAGGTAAGAAACTTTGACCCTGAAAAAGCCAGGCAAATCCTTGACGCGGCAGGCTGGAAACTGGAAAACGGCTCGGAGTACCGGACCCGCGACGGGAAGACACTGAAATTCAACCTTTGCTATTTTTCAGCCAAAGCCGGACAAAAAGCGATGAGCGAGCTGATCCAGAGCAACCTGAAGGCAGTCGGGATCCAGCTTGAACTGACCGGCGAGGAAAACAATGCTTGTTATGACCGCAGGAAGACCGGCAACTACGATATGCTGTTCGACGTGACCTGGGGAGTCCCCTATGAGCCTCACTGCACCGCCAATATCCTCAAGCCCGGAGGTTCTTATGGCGACACGACTAAAGGACTTCCTGAAGCAGAAAAACTGTATAGGAAAGTTGATGAAGTCCTTGCCAGCAGAGACGAAGCAGCGCGGAAAGAGCTGTATACCGAAATTTTTTCGACGGTACATGAGGAAGCAAACATTATCCCCCTCACCTATGGACGCCTCACAGCAATCTCCCCCAAAAATCTTGAAAATGTCCATTTCCTGCAAAACCAGTACGAACTTCCTTTCAAGGACCTGCAATTCGAATAA
- the opp1B gene encoding nickel/cobalt ABC transporter permease: MRAYVIKRIFAAVPLFFIISFCSFLLINLSPTDPAEAALRANDVPVVTQELVEQTREQLGLDRPFLIRYGNWLSDSLHLNFGQSYVKRRPVSSLILPAFLNTLKLVTVTSVTVIFLSTAFGVFCALREGSRADKVTRGVLFAFTAVPSYWVGILMIWFFAVRLNLLPTSGMGSAAHYILPVAVMSSGYIGFYFRLIRNSMVRNNGENYVLYEKASGLPDRLVNRHILRNSLQTAVSGFCMAVPGMLAGTVVVENVFAWPGIGRLCVSAIFDRDLPVVQAYIIVVAAFFILFNLIADLVNAAINPKLREE, from the coding sequence ATGCGCGCCTATGTAATCAAGCGGATTTTCGCTGCAGTTCCGCTTTTCTTTATCATTTCCTTCTGTTCCTTTCTGCTGATTAACCTCTCCCCGACCGACCCCGCAGAAGCTGCGCTGCGGGCAAACGATGTGCCTGTGGTCACACAGGAGCTGGTGGAGCAGACCCGGGAGCAGCTTGGCCTGGACCGGCCTTTCCTAATCCGTTACGGGAACTGGCTGTCTGACAGCCTGCACCTGAATTTCGGTCAGTCTTACGTCAAAAGGAGGCCGGTATCCAGCCTGATCTTGCCGGCCTTCCTGAACACTTTAAAGCTGGTTACGGTAACTTCGGTAACCGTCATATTTCTGTCGACGGCATTCGGAGTATTTTGTGCCCTGCGTGAAGGGAGCAGGGCGGACAAAGTCACACGTGGAGTCCTGTTCGCTTTTACCGCCGTGCCGTCCTACTGGGTCGGCATCCTGATGATATGGTTTTTTGCCGTGCGGTTAAACCTTCTCCCTACAAGCGGGATGGGGAGCGCTGCGCACTATATTTTGCCGGTCGCGGTAATGTCCTCTGGCTATATCGGCTTCTATTTTCGGCTGATCCGCAACTCCATGGTCCGCAACAACGGAGAGAATTACGTGCTGTACGAAAAGGCCAGCGGGCTGCCGGACCGTCTGGTAAACCGGCACATCCTGCGCAATTCCCTGCAGACGGCAGTCTCAGGCTTTTGCATGGCTGTTCCCGGGATGCTGGCAGGGACTGTCGTGGTCGAAAATGTTTTTGCATGGCCGGGTATCGGCCGTCTTTGCGTTTCCGCAATTTTTGACCGGGACCTGCCGGTAGTCCAGGCTTATATTATCGTCGTGGCTGCGTTCTTCATCCTGTTTAATTTGATTGCCGACCTTGTAAATGCGGCAATAAACCCAAAACTGAGGGAGGAGTAA
- the opp1C gene encoding nickel/cobalt ABC transporter permease — MPVWEKLKQDRLAMCCLVFLSSVVLVGIFAPFFAPNDPLAVDTSLRFAGPSFRYPLGNDQLGRCVLSRLIYAIRPSVLYVLFALLITVMIGAVLGMISGYHKGRVDNVIMRLCDVMLSFPGEVITLAIIGVFGVGLQNILLASILTKWAWFTRVIRTSVMQFTEQNYVRFAKAAGCSPFHVLTRHILPMTFSEIAVIFSSSVCSMILQISGFSFLGLGIQAPAPEWGMMLNEAKDVMLSYPALMLPPGIAVMLVSASFGFLGDSLRDAMDPKHEPAAAKRREGRAPS; from the coding sequence ATGCCTGTCTGGGAAAAACTCAAGCAGGACCGGCTTGCGATGTGCTGCCTCGTCTTTCTCTCGTCTGTTGTCCTGGTTGGCATTTTTGCACCTTTTTTCGCACCAAACGACCCTCTTGCTGTGGACACCTCACTGAGGTTTGCAGGGCCGTCCTTCCGGTACCCGCTTGGGAATGACCAGTTAGGGCGCTGCGTCCTGTCCCGGCTGATCTATGCGATCCGCCCGAGCGTCCTGTATGTGCTCTTTGCCCTGTTAATTACCGTGATGATCGGCGCGGTACTGGGGATGATTTCCGGGTACCATAAGGGGAGGGTGGACAATGTAATCATGCGCCTCTGCGATGTCATGCTCTCCTTTCCCGGGGAGGTCATCACCCTTGCCATCATCGGGGTGTTCGGGGTGGGGCTCCAAAACATTCTCCTGGCCTCTATACTGACAAAATGGGCGTGGTTCACGCGGGTGATCCGCACCTCAGTGATGCAGTTTACCGAACAGAACTATGTCCGGTTTGCAAAGGCTGCCGGGTGCAGCCCCTTTCACGTCCTGACCCGCCACATCCTTCCGATGACGTTTTCAGAAATTGCAGTCATTTTCAGCAGTTCGGTCTGCTCGATGATTCTGCAGATCTCCGGTTTTTCCTTTCTTGGCCTGGGGATTCAGGCACCTGCACCCGAATGGGGCATGATGCTCAATGAGGCAAAGGACGTGATGCTCTCTTATCCCGCTTTGATGCTCCCTCCGGGAATCGCAGTGATGCTGGTTTCGGCTTCTTTTGGCTTTCTCGGGGACAGTCTGCGTGATGCCATGGACCCGAAACACGAGCCTGCTGCCGCAAAAAGAAGGGAAGGGAGGGCTCCTTCATGA
- the cntD gene encoding staphylopine uptake ABC transporter ATP-binding protein CntD, translating to MKNILQVNGLNVWDSRSGEAIVKDVSFSLKEHSCLALVGESGSGKSMTCKAIMGLNRPWISCSGRVEFDGQELLTLPQQKLRSLCGNRLCMILQDGMSAFDPSCVIGQHFRETLKEHFGWTAQQADERMVESMLTVMLKNPAGLLKKYPHQLSGGMLQRAMIALALVLEPDIIIADEPTTALDTITQFEVMEQFTALQKRTSSAMIFVSHDLGVVNRLADSVVVMKNGSVVEFGPLPDIFEHPQQEYTRYLVSTRQALGTRFRQVLGGNEPC from the coding sequence ATGAAAAATATACTGCAGGTAAACGGCCTTAATGTATGGGACTCCCGCAGCGGGGAAGCAATCGTCAAAGATGTTTCCTTTTCTCTTAAGGAGCACAGCTGTCTTGCCCTTGTAGGAGAAAGCGGCAGCGGAAAGTCCATGACCTGTAAAGCCATTATGGGACTGAACAGGCCCTGGATCAGCTGCTCCGGCCGTGTGGAATTTGACGGGCAGGAGTTGCTCACACTGCCGCAGCAGAAGCTCCGCAGCCTGTGTGGGAACCGCCTGTGCATGATTTTGCAGGACGGGATGAGCGCGTTTGACCCTTCCTGCGTCATCGGACAGCATTTCAGGGAAACCTTGAAGGAACATTTTGGCTGGACAGCCCAGCAGGCTGACGAAAGGATGGTGGAGTCCATGCTGACAGTCATGCTGAAAAATCCGGCTGGACTTTTGAAAAAATACCCGCACCAGCTGTCAGGCGGTATGCTTCAGCGTGCAATGATCGCCCTCGCGCTGGTCCTGGAGCCGGACATTATCATTGCGGACGAGCCTACCACGGCGCTAGACACCATCACACAGTTCGAAGTGATGGAGCAATTCACAGCGCTGCAAAAGCGTACCAGCAGCGCCATGATTTTCGTATCTCATGACTTAGGGGTCGTGAACAGGCTGGCCGATTCTGTTGTCGTGATGAAAAACGGGTCAGTTGTGGAATTCGGCCCGCTTCCGGACATTTTTGAGCACCCGCAGCAGGAATACACGCGGTACCTGGTCTCTACAAGGCAGGCGCTCGGGACGCGTTTTCGTCAGGTCCTGGGGGGAAATGAGCCGTGCTGA
- a CDS encoding ABC transporter ATP-binding protein, translating to MLTVSRVNKTYNNGDFFSNNRQLVLSDVSFEVHGGECLGVIGESGSGKSTLGRLIAGIEKPDSGEILFQGRDVQSREVRLGHISAVFQDYSSSINPFFTVFDAVSELLRTMGQHDKKEVTRRVVDLLGQVGLNAGYCSKLPHELSGGEAQRVCIARAISTGPQFLVLDEAISSLDTPVQTQILNLLIELKERYQMSYLFITHDIQAVAYLCDRVLFFHNGRVVEQSPVSGLSRVKNEYSRKLLSSVIPFESKEMRSCHGV from the coding sequence GTGCTGACCGTAAGCCGTGTAAATAAAACCTACAATAACGGAGACTTTTTTTCAAACAACCGTCAGCTAGTCCTTTCTGACGTAAGCTTTGAGGTGCATGGCGGCGAATGTCTCGGGGTTATCGGCGAGAGCGGCAGCGGAAAATCTACTCTCGGGCGTTTGATTGCGGGGATTGAAAAACCGGACAGCGGAGAGATCCTGTTTCAGGGGCGGGACGTACAGTCGCGCGAAGTACGTCTGGGACATATCAGCGCGGTCTTTCAGGACTATTCCTCGTCAATCAACCCTTTTTTCACGGTTTTCGATGCGGTTTCGGAGCTGCTCAGGACCATGGGCCAGCACGATAAAAAGGAGGTTACACGCAGGGTTGTCGACCTGCTCGGACAGGTGGGGCTGAACGCCGGATACTGCAGCAAGCTGCCGCATGAGCTTTCGGGGGGCGAAGCACAGCGGGTCTGCATTGCGCGTGCCATCTCAACCGGGCCTCAGTTCCTGGTCCTGGACGAGGCAATCAGCTCCCTCGACACACCGGTTCAGACTCAGATACTGAACCTTTTAATAGAGCTTAAGGAGCGGTATCAGATGAGCTACCTGTTTATCACGCACGATATTCAGGCGGTAGCCTATCTTTGTGACCGGGTCCTCTTTTTTCATAATGGGCGGGTGGTTGAACAGTCTCCGGTGTCCGGGCTGTCCCGGGTAAAAAACGAATATTCCAGAAAACTGCTTTCTTCAGTCATCCCGTTCGAAAGTAAAGAAATGAGGTCATGTCATGGAGTATAA
- a CDS encoding class I SAM-dependent methyltransferase: MEYKIQTVRWWTETANSYNSTIQAELTNEKRRIWTGLLLENAPRKENLRVLDVGTGPGFFSILLSARGHRVTGIDCTPEMLEQAKNNARQEGVHPEFLLMDSHHLEFPDNTFDLVVSRNVTWTLYDPEAAYTEWKRVLKPGGRLLVFDANWYMQHFDPEMEQTMRRGILQYREKYGQLPAKFAMYRLEEYWKRLPLVGTKRPLWDRAVLWKLGFQDIVCDENISYLTALDDISQMLYGAAAMFMVRATRVTQEEEDLQTIAEYWDGRSPEQSIACLSELASPQREAYLKLLSTYLPAGRKLRVLDVGTGCGFLAILLAEEGHEVTGVDISPLMLEEAAYCANSRSAAVDFRPDNAEKLPFGDNCFDLVISRNLVWTLQNPETAFSEWHRILKPGGMLVYLDANFYLHLFDPQQKEQLEKFRQAAGVRESTPLYGTGHSSTSVMDSVAPRLPLSAQKRPKWDKKALSQARFHVLAAEPCSSRLPGAEKEQIQYAATPMFFITAQK; this comes from the coding sequence ATGGAGTATAAAATACAAACCGTTAGATGGTGGACAGAAACCGCAAATAGCTATAACAGTACCATTCAGGCAGAGCTTACCAATGAGAAACGCAGGATATGGACAGGCCTCCTGCTCGAGAATGCGCCGCGGAAAGAAAATCTGAGGGTGCTTGATGTTGGGACCGGGCCCGGTTTTTTCTCCATCCTCCTCTCTGCCAGGGGCCACCGGGTCACAGGGATCGACTGCACGCCTGAAATGCTGGAGCAGGCAAAAAATAATGCCCGGCAAGAAGGTGTTCATCCGGAATTTTTACTGATGGACAGTCACCACCTGGAGTTTCCGGACAATACTTTTGACCTGGTCGTAAGCCGCAATGTGACCTGGACCCTCTACGACCCTGAGGCAGCTTATACGGAATGGAAACGAGTCCTGAAGCCCGGCGGCAGGCTGCTTGTTTTTGATGCCAACTGGTATATGCAGCACTTTGACCCTGAGATGGAGCAGACAATGCGCAGGGGCATTTTGCAGTACAGGGAAAAATACGGGCAGCTCCCGGCAAAGTTTGCGATGTACCGCCTGGAGGAATACTGGAAAAGACTTCCGCTGGTCGGGACAAAGCGGCCCTTATGGGACCGTGCGGTGCTCTGGAAGCTGGGCTTTCAGGATATAGTGTGTGATGAAAACATCTCGTATCTGACTGCGCTCGACGATATCAGCCAGATGCTTTATGGCGCTGCTGCCATGTTTATGGTCCGGGCGACCAGAGTGACACAGGAGGAGGAAGACCTTCAGACCATAGCCGAATATTGGGACGGAAGGTCTCCGGAGCAGAGTATTGCCTGCCTGTCCGAGCTTGCTTCTCCTCAGCGTGAAGCCTACCTGAAATTATTGAGCACCTATCTGCCTGCAGGACGGAAACTGCGTGTCTTGGACGTAGGTACAGGCTGCGGCTTTCTGGCCATACTGCTTGCGGAGGAAGGGCATGAGGTAACGGGGGTCGACATTTCTCCCCTGATGCTGGAGGAAGCTGCTTACTGTGCTAATTCCCGCAGTGCAGCCGTGGATTTCAGGCCGGACAATGCGGAAAAGCTGCCTTTTGGAGATAACTGCTTTGATCTGGTCATAAGTCGCAACCTGGTCTGGACCCTGCAAAATCCGGAAACAGCTTTTTCAGAGTGGCATCGGATATTGAAACCAGGAGGAATGCTGGTGTACCTGGACGCGAACTTTTACTTGCACCTCTTCGACCCTCAGCAAAAGGAGCAGCTTGAAAAGTTCCGCCAGGCAGCAGGGGTGCGTGAAAGCACTCCGCTCTATGGGACGGGACACAGCAGCACGTCCGTGATGGATTCCGTTGCCCCCAGGCTCCCGCTTTCTGCCCAAAAGCGTCCGAAATGGGACAAAAAGGCACTCTCACAGGCTAGATTTCATGTTCTTGCCGCAGAGCCGTGCAGCTCAAGACTTCCCGGAGCAGAAAAAGAACAAATTCAATACGCTGCGACGCCGATGTTTTTCATCACCGCGCAAAAATAG
- a CDS encoding class I SAM-dependent methyltransferase, with the protein MLQKEMAEYWSQGSQNYDRIIRDELQSFRPDRWQKLILGQAPKKDSLAVLDVGCGPGFFSIILSQAGHQVTGVDCAAGMLERARLNAEFSGVSPNFLQLDCTELPFPYCSFDLVVSRNVTWTLSDPLAVYREWQRVLNPGGVLLIFDANWNLHYYDENLMEEVKHREKLCIEKYG; encoded by the coding sequence ATGCTTCAAAAAGAAATGGCAGAGTACTGGTCTCAGGGCTCTCAAAATTATGACCGGATTATCCGGGATGAACTGCAAAGCTTCCGACCTGACCGGTGGCAAAAGCTGATTCTGGGTCAGGCCCCTAAAAAAGATAGCCTGGCTGTGCTGGATGTCGGGTGCGGCCCGGGCTTCTTTTCAATCATCCTGAGCCAGGCCGGCCATCAGGTAACCGGAGTGGACTGTGCGGCCGGGATGCTGGAAAGAGCACGGCTCAACGCTGAATTCTCAGGGGTTTCCCCGAATTTTTTGCAGCTGGACTGTACGGAACTGCCGTTTCCGTACTGCTCCTTTGACCTTGTTGTTAGCAGGAATGTAACGTGGACCTTATCCGACCCCCTGGCAGTCTACCGGGAATGGCAGCGTGTCCTGAACCCAGGCGGAGTGCTGCTTATTTTTGATGCCAACTGGAACCTGCATTATTATGATGAAAATCTGATGGAGGAAGTCAAACACAGGGAAAAACTGTGCATTGAAAAATACGGCTAG
- a CDS encoding protease inhibitor I42 family protein, producing the protein MYGDLKFQRRLHRYFLPFRLFFGCFWELNLTDGLRILSDEYVAGPNSQNRPDAPGIHSWIIEVTTSGSQRISGIYEVLRKHNQRGRKLYTAGPL; encoded by the coding sequence CTGTATGGTGATTTAAAATTTCAAAGAAGACTTCATCGATATTTTCTTCCGTTTCGATTATTCTTTGGCTGTTTCTGGGAACTTAACCTGACCGACGGGCTCCGCATTCTCAGCGACGAATACGTCGCAGGTCCAAATTCTCAAAACAGGCCAGATGCTCCCGGGATTCACTCATGGATAATCGAAGTCACAACTTCGGGCAGTCAGCGGATAAGCGGAATATATGAAGTCCTGCGAAAACACAACCAGCGAGGAAGAAAACTCTACACAGCAGGACCACTTTAA
- a CDS encoding ISAzo13-like element transposase-related protein — translation MLNHHTAGSPIDAETKWTNLSLKEISKAFESKGMNVSPHVIKQLLKKYGFVKRKMQQKAVTMKACKDSDEQFERIQELINEYSKSENPIISIDVKKEFIGNFFRERKSIVLNK, via the coding sequence ATTTTAAATCACCATACAGCTGGAAGCCCTATTGATGCTGAAACAAAGTGGACAAATCTAAGCCTTAAAGAAATATCAAAGGCATTTGAATCAAAGGGTATGAATGTAAGTCCCCACGTAATAAAGCAGCTTTTGAAGAAATATGGTTTCGTAAAGAGAAAAATGCAGCAAAAAGCTGTCACAATGAAAGCATGTAAAGATAGCGACGAGCAATTTGAGAGGATTCAAGAGCTGATAAACGAATATTCAAAAAGCGAGAATCCAATTATTAGTATAGATGTCAAAAAAGAATTCATAGGCAACTTCTTCCGCGAGAGAAAATCTATTGTACTAAACAAGTAA
- a CDS encoding protease inhibitor I42 family protein, giving the protein MKKILKIMAMLLIIAAVVFAAGCAEESETGEDETPAGSEQAPHAAPETADTEGENAAENNTAENNTAENSTTEVNETMETGLIVTEADNGTSISIKNGENFTLKLGENPSTGYAWELNVSEGLSVLSDNYTQDEVSENMTGVPGNHSWIIEAVDQGSQQVNGVYKQAWENATGTEDNFTLTVEVE; this is encoded by the coding sequence ATGAAGAAAATTTTAAAGATAATGGCAATGCTCCTTATCATTGCCGCAGTTGTCTTTGCGGCCGGTTGTGCCGAAGAGTCAGAAACCGGAGAAGATGAAACACCGGCAGGTTCGGAACAGGCTCCGCATGCAGCTCCGGAAACAGCTGATACGGAAGGCGAAAATGCTGCTGAAAATAACACAGCTGAAAATAACACGGCTGAGAACAGTACAACTGAAGTTAATGAAACAATGGAAACAGGACTGATAGTAACCGAGGCTGACAACGGGACAAGCATTAGTATCAAAAATGGAGAAAACTTTACCCTTAAGCTCGGGGAAAACCCATCTACAGGCTATGCCTGGGAACTTAACGTGAGCGAGGGGCTCAGTGTTCTCAGCGACAATTATACCCAGGATGAAGTCTCTGAAAATATGACCGGTGTTCCTGGAAACCATTCATGGATAATTGAAGCTGTGGACCAGGGCAGCCAGCAGGTGAATGGAGTATATAAGCAGGCCTGGGAAAATGCAACGGGTACTGAAGATAACTTTACACTCACTGTTGAGGTTGAGTGA
- a CDS encoding DUF2179 domain-containing protein, with translation MSTVRTLMVVQGRKLHAAAIGFFEIIIYITALGKVVNGLDDPGNLLAYALGFASGNYIGIFIEEKIALGNFAAQVVLKTSKNREVLDSLRNNGFGVTSVQGSGKEGSREILNIALKRKDLDKLKQILYEYDERVFITVSNTKPISGGYFAPKKK, from the coding sequence TTGTCCACTGTTCGAACATTGATGGTAGTCCAGGGAAGAAAACTCCATGCGGCAGCCATCGGTTTTTTTGAAATAATAATATACATAACCGCCCTGGGAAAAGTTGTCAACGGGCTTGATGACCCCGGGAATTTGCTTGCCTATGCCCTGGGCTTTGCAAGCGGGAACTACATAGGGATTTTCATAGAAGAGAAAATCGCACTTGGAAACTTTGCTGCCCAGGTAGTCTTAAAAACCAGCAAAAACCGGGAAGTACTCGACTCATTGAGAAATAACGGGTTTGGAGTAACTTCGGTTCAGGGTTCCGGAAAAGAAGGCTCCCGGGAAATTTTGAACATAGCCCTTAAGAGAAAAGACCTGGACAAATTAAAACAAATTTTATATGAATATGATGAGAGGGTATTCATCACCGTAAGCAACACAAAGCCCATTAGCGGTGGATATTTTGCTCCCAAAAAGAAGTGA